From Neisseria musculi, the proteins below share one genomic window:
- a CDS encoding peroxiredoxin — MAYHFTLPSSAGRDFVSAEHLPLVVYFYPKDSTPGCTTEGLDFNARLAQFEALGYTVAGISRDSVKSHQNFCAKQGFQFELLSDTDESVCRMFDVIKLKKLYGRESLGIERSTFVLGGNGEIIREWRKVKVAGHAQEVLEALQNNP; from the coding sequence ATGGCTTACCATTTTACCCTGCCTTCCAGCGCCGGCCGTGATTTCGTTTCTGCCGAACATCTGCCGCTGGTGGTGTATTTTTACCCCAAAGACAGCACGCCCGGCTGCACCACAGAAGGCTTGGATTTCAATGCCCGCCTGGCACAGTTTGAAGCATTGGGCTATACCGTGGCCGGCATTTCGCGCGATAGTGTGAAGTCGCATCAGAATTTTTGTGCCAAACAGGGTTTTCAGTTTGAATTGTTGAGCGATACTGATGAAAGCGTGTGCAGAATGTTTGACGTGATCAAACTGAAGAAACTTTACGGCAGGGAATCGTTGGGCATCGAACGCAGCACTTTCGTGCTCGGCGGCAACGGTGAAATTATCCGCGAATGGCGCAAGGTCAAAGTGGCCGGCCATGCGCAGGAAGTGCTGGAAGCCCTGCAAAACAACCCGTAG
- a CDS encoding glutathione peroxidase translates to MALADRTGQHVPGVVFHTRTGDSWRDVSTDDLFKGKKVVVFSLPGAFTPTCSSTHLPRYNELADEFKARGIDSILCISVNDTFVMNAWLADQKAENITVVPDGNGEFTKGMGMLVSHEDAGFGNRSWRYSMLVDNGKIEKMFIEPEKEDDPFEVSDADTMLKFIDPGWKQQESVSIFTKPGCAFCTKAKKLLKNKGLDYEEIVLGKDATTVSLRAITGKTSVPQVFVGGKYIGGSEALEMFLSK, encoded by the coding sequence ATGGCATTAGCAGACCGCACCGGCCAACACGTTCCCGGCGTTGTGTTCCACACCCGCACAGGCGATTCTTGGAGAGACGTTTCCACCGATGATCTGTTTAAGGGCAAAAAAGTCGTGGTGTTCTCGCTGCCCGGCGCATTCACCCCCACCTGCTCTTCCACCCACCTCCCGCGCTACAACGAGCTGGCCGATGAATTTAAAGCGCGCGGCATCGACAGCATTCTGTGCATATCGGTAAACGACACTTTCGTGATGAACGCCTGGCTGGCCGACCAGAAAGCCGAAAACATCACCGTTGTTCCCGACGGCAACGGCGAATTCACCAAAGGCATGGGTATGCTGGTGAGCCACGAAGACGCGGGCTTCGGCAACCGCTCCTGGCGTTATTCTATGCTGGTGGACAACGGCAAAATCGAAAAAATGTTTATCGAGCCTGAAAAAGAAGACGACCCCTTCGAAGTTTCCGATGCCGACACCATGCTGAAATTCATCGACCCCGGCTGGAAACAGCAAGAATCCGTTTCCATCTTCACCAAGCCCGGCTGCGCCTTCTGCACCAAAGCCAAAAAACTTCTTAAAAATAAAGGGTTGGATTACGAAGAAATCGTTTTGGGCAAAGATGCCACCACCGTTTCGCTGCGCGCCATCACCGGCAAAACCTCTGTTCCGCAAGTGTTTGTCGGCGGCAAATACATCGGCGGCAGCGAAGCGCTCGAAATGTTTCTCTCCAAATAA
- a CDS encoding riboflavin synthase subunit alpha, which translates to MFTGIVQGMGRIAAVHAPSPDFRTYTVELPEEMAHNLQTGASVANNGCCLTVTKINGRLADFDLMGETLAKTNLGALSVGSAVNLERAARFGDEIGGHLMSGHIIATTTVTRIEKSAHNRTLWLALPPELKPYILTKGFVGLDGCSLTIGSVTDGEFNVHLIPETLQRTLFGSRRAGDAVNVEIDPQTQAVVDTAARVLAQR; encoded by the coding sequence ATGTTTACCGGCATCGTTCAGGGCATGGGGCGTATCGCTGCCGTGCACGCGCCCTCTCCCGATTTTCGCACCTACACAGTCGAGCTGCCCGAAGAAATGGCGCACAATCTGCAAACCGGCGCTTCTGTTGCCAACAACGGCTGCTGCCTTACCGTCACCAAAATCAACGGCAGGCTGGCAGACTTCGACCTGATGGGCGAAACGCTGGCCAAAACCAACCTCGGCGCACTCAGCGTGGGCAGCGCCGTCAATCTCGAGCGTGCCGCCCGCTTCGGCGATGAAATCGGCGGCCATCTGATGAGCGGCCACATCATCGCCACCACCACCGTTACCCGCATCGAAAAGAGTGCGCACAACCGCACCCTATGGCTCGCGCTACCGCCCGAATTAAAACCCTATATCCTTACCAAAGGCTTCGTGGGCTTGGACGGTTGCAGCCTCACCATCGGCAGCGTAACCGATGGCGAGTTCAATGTGCACCTGATACCCGAAACCCTGCAGCGCACGCTGTTCGGCAGCCGCCGCGCGGGCGATGCGGTAAATGTCGAAATCGACCCGCAAACGCAGGCGGTGGTGGATACGGCAGCCCGCGTGCTGGCGCAACGTTAA
- a CDS encoding NupC/NupG family nucleoside CNT transporter — MGILNSLLGMAVLVAIAVLLSTNRKAINIRTVAGALLIQVALGALVLYVPWGRDGLSAVSDAVGRVIAYGGDGVGFLFGGLVSDKMFEVFGGGGFVFALRVLPMIVFFSSLVAVLYYIGVMQILIKIIGGFLQKVLGTSKAESMSAAANIFVGQTEAPLVVRPYIRNMTESELFAVMSGGLASVAGSVLGGYAQMGVPLPYLIAASFMAAPGGLLFAKLLVPETEKPQTEAEIDTAADAEEKPANVIDAAAGGAVTGAQIALAVGASLLAFVALIAMLNGIIGGVAGWFGYEGLTLQAILGWLFAPLAWVIGVPWHEASIAGSLIGQKVVVNEFVAYSEFVKYLSPESAVKLSENTQAVISFALCGFANLGSIAVLVGGLSIMAPNRRKDVARLGLKAVAAGSLSNLMSAVIAGLFIGLSGAAVIA; from the coding sequence ATGGGCATTTTAAACAGTTTGCTGGGTATGGCAGTGCTGGTTGCCATTGCGGTGTTGCTCTCCACCAACCGCAAAGCCATCAATATCCGCACGGTGGCGGGTGCGCTGCTAATCCAGGTGGCTTTGGGTGCACTGGTGCTGTATGTGCCGTGGGGGCGGGACGGCCTTTCGGCGGTGTCGGACGCGGTGGGCAGGGTGATTGCCTACGGCGGCGACGGCGTGGGCTTTTTGTTTGGCGGGTTAGTGTCGGACAAAATGTTTGAAGTGTTCGGCGGCGGCGGTTTTGTGTTTGCCCTGCGCGTGTTGCCGATGATTGTGTTTTTTTCATCGCTGGTGGCGGTGCTGTATTACATCGGCGTGATGCAGATTCTGATTAAAATCATCGGCGGGTTTCTGCAAAAGGTGTTGGGCACGTCAAAAGCCGAATCGATGTCGGCGGCGGCCAATATTTTTGTGGGGCAGACCGAAGCGCCGCTGGTGGTGCGCCCCTATATCCGCAACATGACCGAATCGGAGCTCTTTGCTGTGATGAGCGGCGGCCTGGCTTCGGTGGCCGGCTCGGTGTTGGGCGGCTACGCGCAGATGGGCGTGCCCCTGCCCTACCTGATTGCCGCTTCGTTTATGGCCGCCCCCGGCGGCCTGCTGTTTGCCAAACTGTTGGTGCCGGAAACCGAAAAACCGCAAACCGAAGCGGAAATCGACACCGCCGCCGATGCAGAAGAAAAACCCGCCAACGTGATTGATGCGGCGGCGGGCGGCGCAGTAACGGGCGCGCAGATTGCCCTGGCGGTGGGCGCATCGCTGCTGGCATTCGTGGCCTTAATCGCCATGCTCAACGGCATCATCGGCGGCGTGGCGGGCTGGTTCGGTTACGAGGGTCTGACCCTGCAGGCCATTTTGGGCTGGCTGTTTGCGCCGCTAGCATGGGTAATCGGCGTGCCGTGGCACGAAGCGAGCATCGCCGGCTCGCTAATCGGGCAGAAAGTGGTAGTGAACGAATTTGTAGCGTATTCTGAATTTGTGAAATATTTAAGCCCCGAGTCGGCGGTTAAACTGAGCGAAAACACACAGGCGGTTATCTCATTTGCCTTGTGCGGCTTCGCCAATCTGGGTTCTATCGCCGTGCTGGTGGGCGGCCTGAGCATTATGGCACCCAACCGCCGCAAAGATGTCGCGCGCCTCGGCCTCAAAGCGGTGGCGGCCGGCTCGCTCTCCAACTTGATGAGCGCGGTGATTGCCGGTTTGTTTATCGGCCTCTCAGGCGCAGCCGTTATCGCTTGA
- a CDS encoding IS1595 family transposase gives MRKSRLSQYKQNKLIELFVAGVTARTAAQLVSVNKNTAAYYFHRLRLLIYHNSPHLEMLDGEVEVDESYFGGQRKGKRGRGAAGKVAVFGLLKRNGKVYTVAVPNTQTATLLPIIREQVKPDSIVYTDCYKSYDVLDVSEFSHFRINHSTHFAERQNHINGIENFWNQAKRHLRKFNGIPKEHLELYLKECEWRFNNSEIKFQISILKQLVKQDLF, from the coding sequence ATGAGAAAAAGTCGTTTAAGTCAGTACAAGCAAAACAAACTGATTGAACTATTTGTTGCAGGTGTTACCGCCCGCACAGCGGCGCAATTAGTTAGCGTCAATAAAAATACCGCTGCCTATTACTTCCACCGTTTGCGCTTACTTATCTATCACAACAGCCCGCATCTGGAAATGCTTGATGGTGAAGTAGAAGTTGATGAAAGCTATTTTGGCGGACAACGCAAAGGCAAACGTGGTCGCGGTGCGGCTGGCAAAGTGGCTGTATTCGGGCTTTTGAAGCGTAATGGTAAGGTTTACACCGTTGCCGTACCCAATACACAAACTGCGACTTTATTGCCAATTATCCGCGAGCAAGTGAAGCCTGATAGCATTGTTTATACCGATTGTTACAAAAGTTATGACGTTCTTGATGTGAGCGAATTTTCACATTTTCGGATCAATCACAGCACACATTTTGCTGAGCGACAAAATCACATTAACGGAATTGAGAACTTTTGGAACCAAGCAAAACGCCATTTACGCAAGTTTAACGGCATTCCCAAAGAGCATTTGGAACTGTATTTGAAAGAGTGTGAATGGCGTTTTAACAACAGTGAGATAAAATTTCAAATTTCTATTTTAAAACAATTAGTAAAGCAGGATTTGTTCTAG